A part of Bacteroidia bacterium genomic DNA contains:
- a CDS encoding phosphotransferase family protein, whose translation MTSEWYDKPGPLRKGEKPDMAGLDEYLSSNLEGWEGITDISQFPQGYSNLTYMISGKENHYVLRRPPYGANIKSGHDMSREFRVLSSLKKVYAKVPRPVLFCENPAVIGAPFYLMERVNGVILRPKMPVEMHPSPSLMAQIAASLAGSLAELHEVDYQAAGLGDWGKPEGYVARQISGWTERYLKAKTDEVPEIEAAARWLAENMPKASSASLIHNDFKYDNVILNPDDWSEVIAVLDWEMATIGDPLMDLGTSLGYWVDPGDPPEMLALQLSPTTLPGNPTRAEMADLYAKRSGRDVGQVLFYYVYGLFKVSVIVQQIYWRYRMGHTGDTRFANLIHAVRGCGLMAAQAIAKKRIDRLF comes from the coding sequence ATGACCTCTGAATGGTATGACAAACCCGGCCCGCTCCGGAAAGGCGAAAAACCTGATATGGCCGGGCTGGATGAATATTTATCTTCAAACCTTGAAGGCTGGGAAGGTATAACTGATATCAGTCAGTTTCCTCAAGGGTATTCCAATCTTACGTATATGATTTCCGGCAAGGAAAATCACTACGTGTTGCGACGACCTCCTTATGGGGCAAATATCAAATCGGGCCACGATATGTCCCGGGAATTCAGGGTACTTTCCAGTCTTAAAAAGGTATATGCAAAAGTTCCCCGGCCGGTACTATTTTGCGAAAACCCGGCTGTCATAGGTGCGCCCTTCTACCTGATGGAAAGAGTCAATGGCGTAATACTCCGCCCTAAAATGCCTGTGGAAATGCATCCATCGCCCTCTCTGATGGCGCAAATCGCAGCGTCGCTGGCAGGTAGCCTCGCCGAACTTCACGAAGTGGACTACCAGGCAGCTGGCCTGGGTGATTGGGGAAAACCGGAAGGCTATGTAGCCCGGCAGATAAGTGGCTGGACAGAAAGATATCTGAAAGCCAAAACCGATGAGGTACCGGAAATTGAAGCTGCCGCCCGGTGGCTCGCCGAAAATATGCCCAAAGCCTCGTCTGCGTCTCTGATTCACAATGACTTTAAATACGACAATGTAATTTTAAATCCTGACGACTGGTCAGAGGTAATAGCTGTGCTTGACTGGGAAATGGCTACAATCGGAGACCCACTGATGGATCTCGGCACCAGTCTGGGTTATTGGGTTGATCCAGGTGATCCGCCGGAAATGCTGGCGCTTCAACTGAGTCCGACTACACTCCCCGGCAATCCTACCCGGGCAGAAATGGCCGACCTTTATGCAAAAAGATCGGGAAGAGATGTGGGACAGGTTTTATTTTATTATGTTTATGGGCTCTTCAAGGTATCGGTGATTGTTCAGCAGATTTATTGGCGGTACAGAATGGGGCATACCGGAGACACGCGATTTGCGAATCTTATTCACGCTGTGCGTGGCTGTGGTTTGATGGCTGCACAGGCGATTGCAAAAAAGCGGATTGACCGGTTGTTTTGA
- a CDS encoding SDR family oxidoreductase, whose translation MSNLFSIEGKVALVTGGSRGIGLMIARAYVENGVKVYISSRKAEVCDAVAAELSQSGTCISLPADLSTDEGRKSLVASLKEKEDSLDILVNNAGAVWAAPFKDFPDNGYDKTMDINVRAVFLLTRDLLPLLEKNASTINPARIINIGSIDGLRVPEVDNFPYAASKAAVHQLTRVLAVKLGRKGITVNAIAPGPFESKMTEWMLDNFKAQIEAQCPLKRIGSPEDMAGMAIYLASPAGAYVNGTIIPLDGGIHIS comes from the coding sequence ATCAGCAATTTGTTTTCAATTGAGGGGAAAGTGGCGCTCGTCACAGGCGGCTCCCGCGGGATCGGTTTGATGATTGCCCGTGCCTATGTGGAAAATGGGGTGAAGGTGTATATTTCCTCCCGGAAGGCAGAAGTATGTGATGCGGTTGCGGCTGAGCTTTCTCAGTCGGGTACCTGTATTTCCCTGCCGGCTGATCTTTCGACCGATGAAGGAAGGAAATCGTTGGTAGCCTCACTGAAAGAAAAAGAAGATTCGCTGGATATTCTGGTCAATAATGCCGGGGCTGTCTGGGCAGCGCCTTTTAAAGATTTTCCTGACAATGGCTACGACAAAACCATGGACATCAATGTCCGTGCGGTATTTTTGCTTACACGCGATCTGTTGCCTTTACTGGAGAAAAATGCTTCTACAATTAATCCCGCCAGGATTATTAATATCGGTTCTATAGATGGATTGCGCGTACCGGAAGTGGACAATTTCCCCTACGCAGCTAGTAAGGCCGCAGTCCACCAACTCACCCGCGTACTGGCGGTAAAACTTGGCCGTAAAGGCATAACGGTCAATGCAATTGCGCCGGGACCCTTTGAAAGTAAAATGACCGAATGGATGCTCGACAATTTTAAGGCGCAGATCGAAGCGCAGTGCCCGCTCAAACGCATCGGGAGTCCTGAAGATATGGCCGGGATGGCGATTTATCTCGCTTCTCCTGCCGGTGCTTATGTCAATGGAACCATTATCCCATTAGACGGTGGAATTCATATCAGTTAA